A part of Acipenser ruthenus chromosome 12, fAciRut3.2 maternal haplotype, whole genome shotgun sequence genomic DNA contains:
- the LOC117416889 gene encoding SERPINE1 mRNA-binding protein 1-like isoform X2, whose translation MPGHMQEGFGCVVTNRFDQLLDDEADPFEVLKAAENKKKDGAATGSTKTAAQAAKQPKKESQKDRKNPLLDKKEETQAAPVPLKKEGIRRVGRRPDQQGQSGFQQQGPPPASQQHAGQGEGRPGERRPDRRPPRERRFDRPVEEKPEGGEFSVEKSVVERPLRGRGGGRGGRGGRGRGMGRTDGFDSRGKREFDRHSGSDRFLKPEEKRGGGGSHNWGTVKDELTELDQSNVTEETPEGEEHPVADSENKENEAEEVKEEGPKEMTLDEWKAMQDKERAKVEFNIRKPNEGADSQWKKGYVLHKSKSEDRPVGTLIDTVEIEQAEANAFYQKADDGSEFHFRKPANDITSQLEINFGDLGRPGRGRGGPRGGRGGRGSSGSDRGGDRGGDRRPVRGGRPDKPGGISVPNVDDPEAFPALA comes from the exons ATGCCCGGACATATGCAAGAAGGCTTCGGCTGCGTCGTAACCAATAGGTTCGACCAACTATTAGACGACGAGGCCGACCCGTTTGAGGTTTTAAAGGCGGCCGAAAACAAGAAGAAGGACGGGGCCGCCACTGGCAGCACCAAGACGGCTGCACAAGCCGCCAAGCAACCGAAAAAGGAGTCACAGAAGGACAGGAAGAACCCACTGCTCGACAAGAAGGAAGAAACGCAGGCGGCCCCCGTGCCACTTAAAAAAGAAG GTATCAGGAGAGTTGGACGAAGGCCTGACCAGCAGGGTCAGTCGGGGTTCCAGCAGCAGGGCCCCCCTCCTGCTTCTCAGCAGCATGCAGGTCAGGGAGAGGGCCGGCCCGGCGAGAGGAGACCAGACAGGAGGCCGCCTCGCGAGCGTCGCTTCGACAGGCCTGTCGAAGAGAAGCCTGAGGGAGGAGAGTTCTCTGTGGAGAA aTCTGTAGTGGAAAGGCCTCTCCGAGGGCGTGGTGGTGGCAGAGGGGGGCGTGGTGGTCGGGGACGTGGTATGGGCAGAACGGATGGCTTTGACTCCCGTGGCAAACGTGAATTCGACAGACACAGTGGAAGCGACCGATT CCTGAAACCTGAAGAAAAGCGTGGCGGAGGTGGATCTCACAACTGGGGGACTGTCAAGGACGAGTTGAC CGAGCTGGATCAATCCAACGTGACTGAAGAAACTCCTGAAGGAGAGGAACACCCTGTGGCTGACTCTGAAAACAA GGAAAATGAGGCTGAGGAGGTGAAAGAGGAAGGTCCTAAGGAGATGACTTTGGATGAATGGAAGGCTATGCAGGACAAGGAACGCGCCAAGGTTGAATTCAACATCCGCAAACCCAACGAGGGTGCCGACAGTCAGTGGAAGAAGGGATACGTTTTGCACAAGTCCAAGAGTGAAGAT agACCAGTTGGTACTCTTATCGACACTGTGGAGATCGAACAGGCTGAAGCAAATGCCTTCTACCAAAAG GCTGATGATGGCTCGGAATTCCACTTCCGGAAACCAGCCAATGACATCACGTCCCAACTGGAGATTAACTTTGGAGATCTGGGCCGTCCTGGCCGTGGCCGTGGGGGGCCCCGTGGTGGGCGTGGCGGTCGTGGTAGCAGCGGTAGCGACCGTGGCGGCGACCGTGGTGGGGACCGCAGACCAGTCCGAGGGGGCAGGCCTGATAAG CCTGGCGGTATCTCTGTTCCTAATGTGGATGACCCAGAGGCCTTCCCAGCTCTGGCTTAA
- the LOC117416889 gene encoding SERPINE1 mRNA-binding protein 1-like isoform X1, whose amino-acid sequence MPGHMQEGFGCVVTNRFDQLLDDEADPFEVLKAAENKKKDGAATGSTKTAAQAAKQPKKESQKDRKNPLLDKKEETQAAPVPLKKEGIRRVGRRPDQQGQSGFQQQGPPPASQQHAGQGEGRPGERRPDRRPPRERRFDRPVEEKPEGGEFSVEKSVVERPLRGRGGGRGGRGGRGRGMGRTDGFDSRGKREFDRHSGSDRFSLKPEEKRGGGGSHNWGTVKDELTELDQSNVTEETPEGEEHPVADSENKENEAEEVKEEGPKEMTLDEWKAMQDKERAKVEFNIRKPNEGADSQWKKGYVLHKSKSEDRPVGTLIDTVEIEQAEANAFYQKADDGSEFHFRKPANDITSQLEINFGDLGRPGRGRGGPRGGRGGRGSSGSDRGGDRGGDRRPVRGGRPDKPGGISVPNVDDPEAFPALA is encoded by the exons ATGCCCGGACATATGCAAGAAGGCTTCGGCTGCGTCGTAACCAATAGGTTCGACCAACTATTAGACGACGAGGCCGACCCGTTTGAGGTTTTAAAGGCGGCCGAAAACAAGAAGAAGGACGGGGCCGCCACTGGCAGCACCAAGACGGCTGCACAAGCCGCCAAGCAACCGAAAAAGGAGTCACAGAAGGACAGGAAGAACCCACTGCTCGACAAGAAGGAAGAAACGCAGGCGGCCCCCGTGCCACTTAAAAAAGAAG GTATCAGGAGAGTTGGACGAAGGCCTGACCAGCAGGGTCAGTCGGGGTTCCAGCAGCAGGGCCCCCCTCCTGCTTCTCAGCAGCATGCAGGTCAGGGAGAGGGCCGGCCCGGCGAGAGGAGACCAGACAGGAGGCCGCCTCGCGAGCGTCGCTTCGACAGGCCTGTCGAAGAGAAGCCTGAGGGAGGAGAGTTCTCTGTGGAGAA aTCTGTAGTGGAAAGGCCTCTCCGAGGGCGTGGTGGTGGCAGAGGGGGGCGTGGTGGTCGGGGACGTGGTATGGGCAGAACGGATGGCTTTGACTCCCGTGGCAAACGTGAATTCGACAGACACAGTGGAAGCGACCGATT CAGCCTGAAACCTGAAGAAAAGCGTGGCGGAGGTGGATCTCACAACTGGGGGACTGTCAAGGACGAGTTGAC CGAGCTGGATCAATCCAACGTGACTGAAGAAACTCCTGAAGGAGAGGAACACCCTGTGGCTGACTCTGAAAACAA GGAAAATGAGGCTGAGGAGGTGAAAGAGGAAGGTCCTAAGGAGATGACTTTGGATGAATGGAAGGCTATGCAGGACAAGGAACGCGCCAAGGTTGAATTCAACATCCGCAAACCCAACGAGGGTGCCGACAGTCAGTGGAAGAAGGGATACGTTTTGCACAAGTCCAAGAGTGAAGAT agACCAGTTGGTACTCTTATCGACACTGTGGAGATCGAACAGGCTGAAGCAAATGCCTTCTACCAAAAG GCTGATGATGGCTCGGAATTCCACTTCCGGAAACCAGCCAATGACATCACGTCCCAACTGGAGATTAACTTTGGAGATCTGGGCCGTCCTGGCCGTGGCCGTGGGGGGCCCCGTGGTGGGCGTGGCGGTCGTGGTAGCAGCGGTAGCGACCGTGGCGGCGACCGTGGTGGGGACCGCAGACCAGTCCGAGGGGGCAGGCCTGATAAG CCTGGCGGTATCTCTGTTCCTAATGTGGATGACCCAGAGGCCTTCCCAGCTCTGGCTTAA
- the LOC117417400 gene encoding calreticulin-like, protein MKAFVIAAFLAVAFADPKVYLREQFDDGDEWKSRWVESKHKSDYGKFVLTAGKFYGDAEKDKGLQSSQDARFYSMSTRFNSFSNEGETLVIQFTVKHEQSIDCGGGYIKLFPGELNQEEMHGESSYNIMFGPDICGPGTKKVHVIFNYKGKNHLINKDIRCKDDEYTHLYTLIVRPDNTYEVKIDNKKVESGSLEEDWDFLPSKKIKDPEAKKPDDWDEREKIDDPDDSKPEDWDRSEHIPDPDAKKPDDWDEEMDGEWEPPMITNPEYKGEWKPRKIDNPDYKGKWVHPEIDNPEYTPDSNIYKYDSNGVLGLDLWQVKSGTIFDNFLITNDEKFAEEVGNETWGVTKDPEKKMKEAQEEEDRKKREEDEKTMKDEIKDEGEGEEEKEEDEEDDEDEEEENEEETDSKLKDEL, encoded by the exons atgaaagcgtttGTGATAGCGGCCTTTTTGGCCGTGGCGTTTGCAGACCCCAAAGTGTATTTGAGGGAGCAGTTCGATGATGGGG ATGAATGGAAGAGCCGGTGGGTTGAATCGAAACACAAGTCAGATTATGGGAAGTTTGTTCTGACGGCTGGCAAATTCTACGGGGATGCAGAGAAAGACAAAG GCTTGCAGAGCAGCCAGGATGCCAGATTCTACTCCATGTCAACAAGGTTTAATTCTTTCAGCAACGAAGGGGAAACCCTGGTCATTCAGTTCACAGTGAAACATGAGCAGAGCATTGACTGTGGGGGCGGCTATATCAAACTCTTCCCAGGAGAACTGAACCAAGAGGAAATGCACGGGGAATCCAGCTACAACATCATGTTCG GTCCAGATATCTGTGGGCCAGGAACCAAGAAGGTTCATGTGATCTTCAACTACAAGGGAAAGAACCACTTGATCAACAAGGATATTAGATGCAAG GATGACGAGTACACTCATTTGTACACTCTGATCGTCCGCCCTGACAACACCTACGAAGTGAAAATCGACAACAAGAAAGTGGAGTCTGGCAGCCTGGAGGAGGACTGGGACTTCCTGCCCTCCAAGAAGATCAAGGACCCTGAAGCCAAGAAGCCGGACGACTGGGACGAGAGGGAGAAGATTGACGACCCCGACGACTCCAAGCCCGAG GACTGGGACAGATCTGAGCACATTCCAGACCCTGATGCCAAAAAGCCAGACGACTGGGATGAAGAGATGGACGGTGAATGGGAGCCCCCTATGATCACAAACCCGGAATACAAG GGCGAGTGGAAACCACGCAAGATTGATAACCCTGACTACAAGGGCAAATGGGTGCACCCTGAAATTGACAACCCAGAGTACACCCCCGATTCCAACATTTACAAGTACGACAGCAATGGTGTCCTCGGGCTTGACTTGTGGCAG GTGAAATCGGGAACAATCTTTGACAACTTCCTCATAACAAATGACGAAAAGTTTGCAGAAGAAGTTGGCAATGAAACTTGGGGTGTAACCAAG GACCCCGAGAAAAAAATGAAGGAGGCTCAGGAGGAAGAGGACAGGAAGAAGCGTGAGGAGGATGAGAAGACCATGAAGGATGAAATAAAGGATGAGGGGGAAGGGGAAGAAGAgaaagaggaggatgaggaggacgacgaggatgaagaagaagaaaacgAGGAGGAAACAGACTCTAAACTGAAGGATGAGTTGTAA